ATACTTGCGAGTATCGGTTCCGGTAGCGGTTATAAAACGAAGGCCAAAATCATTGAAAAATGATTCCGCGAAAAACTTTACATAAGCCGGATTGATATCAATATAAATTTTTCCCTTTTCAGTTTCCTTTAAAGAAATTATTTTATCGGCAAATTTTAGTTTTATTTCTTTTTCAATATCCATTTTAATTTTCACCCTTTTTTGTTCAGTCTATCTATAAGTTTAAGAATCCCTGAAATTATAGCTTCAGGTTTCGGAGGGCATCCGGGAACGTACACATCAACCGGGATTATTTTATCAACAGGCCCGCAGGTATTATATGAATCTTTGAACAAGATTTCCGAGCAAGCGCACCCGCCTATGGCCAGAACGAAGCATGGTTTTGCTACCTGTTCGTATAATTTTTTTATTCTATGAACTACCTTTTTATTGACAGCCCCGGTAACAAGCAATACGTCTGCATGCCTAGGCGAACCAACCAGCTGAACGCCAAACCTTTCTAGATCAAATCTTGGAGTTAAAGCATCTAAAATTTCTATATCACAGTTGTTGCAAGGGCTGCAAGCAGCGTGAAAAACAAAAAGCGATTTAGTTAATACTCTATTTTTGAAACTCATATTTTATAAAATTATTGTCTTTATATCTTAATACCCTAAAACTGCCAATACAATTGCCAAAGAAGCAATTAAGAATAAAAATTCCCAAAAAAACCTTATTGATTGATCAATTCTTAAACGAGGATTGGTATTTTTTATTAAAAAAAGAATCAGGATAATAATTGAATATTTTATTGGTATTGTAAACCAGCTCCCCCCGCTCCAGAATAATGCTACGATAAACAAGGGCCCAATTATTAGCATCATCATTTTGCTTAATTTCCATAATGCAAGAAAAGGGCCAGAATATTCTATGTAATTTCCTGAAACTATTTCTGTTTCTGCTTCGGCCGTATCAAAAGGAATTAAACCCATTTTTGCCTGAATGCAAAGTATTGCGACAAAAAACGCTAAAAACCCCGAAAAATTAAAAATATAGGAAACTGCTTGCTGCTGTGATAAAATAATATGTCCTAAAGCAACACTTTTCGATTTAATAATGGGGACGATTATACTTAGAATGAACGGGAGCTCATATCCGAGAATAGACTTAATTTCACGGCTGGCGCCAACAGAAGCGAATGGATTATTTGAGGCCGAGGCACCCATTATTGACGCTATTGAAGGCATTGCCATAAGATAAATCAAAACTATTAAATCCCCTACAAAACCCGTATAAGGATTAAACCAGGTTATAATCAAAAGATTTGAAATAAGAATGATGGAAAAAAAAGCCATTAAAGGAGACAATACAAAAACCCAAGTATTGCCCTTATCCGGTATAACACTTTCTTTATACATCAGTTTAATTACATCGTACAATGGCTGCAATAAAGGAGGCCCTATTCTCCATTGAATCCTGGCGCTTATTTTCCTGTCAATCCAGGATACAAACATTCCTGAAACTGTAAGAAAAAGAAAGCCCGGAAAAATAAAAAAATACAGCAAAAAATCTATCATTTATCTTTTTTCCACTTTACAGTGTAGACAAAATATTTTCCGCCTCTAACCGCATAAATCTCTTTTGACGGGTCTTCCTTTACTTCGGTCCATTCAAGAGCATTTTCTTTGCAGGTAGTAACGCAAATCGGAGGAACATTATTATCTGAACGGTCAAAACAATAATCGCACATAGTTGTTTTATATTCCACAATTTCAGGATAAATCACTCCGAAAGGGCAGCTTACTGTACAAGATTTGCAGGACGTACAGCGCATAGAATGCCTGTCCAGCATTCCGTCTTCCCTTTTTTCTAAAGCTTCCCAAGGGCATGAAGCGACGCAAGGAGCGTTATCACACCTTCTGCATACATGCTCCTGCGCAGCAAGAGCTAAAAGACGAACATAACCGTTATTATCCGGATGATAATAGTAATTGCATTTGGCAGTGCATTTTTTGCATTTATAACATTTTTCCAAATCAATAAATAATTTTTTCATGCGAAAGGATCCGGAATATTTTTTATTTGGTCATAAGTAAATACGGGGCCGTCTTTGCAGACAAAATAAGGACCAAGCTGACAGTGGCCGCATTTGCCGATCCCGCAAGACATATTCTGCTCCATGGAAAGATAGATATCTTCCGGTTTAAAACCTATTTCCAAAAGTTTCATGGTTCCAAACTTCATCATGATGGGAGGCCCGCATACAACCGCAACGGAATTTTCAAAATCAACCTTCACCTGATCAAGCAGGCAGGTTACTACTCCCACGGTTTCATTCCAAGCGCCTATTGTGCATTTATCAACGCTTCTTAGAATTTCCAGCCCCTTTATTTTTTCCCATTCATCAAACTGCTTTTTATAAATGATATCTTCCGGAGTTCGTGAACCATAACAAAGGATAATTTTTTTGAATTTCTTTATTTGAGAAATTAGAGTTAAAAGAAACGATCTCAGCGGTGCCATGCCGACTCCGCCGCCTAGAATAAGAACCTCTTTATCATAAAATTTTTCTACCGGATAACCGTTTCCGTAAGGGCCTCTTAATCCTAGCGTCGCACCCGGAGAAAGATTGTGAAGCTGGCTTGTTAAGCGGCCGGCTTTCATTATCGTAATATCAATGGTTTCTGTTTCTATCGGTGAAGAGGAAGGCGTAAATGGCGCTTCGCCTGAGCCGGGTATTGCCAATTCAACAAATTGTCCGGTTGAAAAACTGAATTTCTCGCCCGGTCTTATTACAAATGTTTTTATAACGGGAGATTCTTCTATTATATCTTCCAATTTTGCAGGTATGAGTTTATAAGGGCTTTTAAACATTTATTTATTCCGTAAGATAGAAAATCTAAATACTTTTATTTTTTAAGAATTCAATTCCGCTTTAATTAAACACCCGCTGATATGTTTAAAAAAAATATCTCGCGGGGTTTACGGCTCCATAATAATTTTTTGAAGGCTTTTTCTTATATCTATTTTACCCTGGCATACATCTATGCATCTTCCGCACCCCGTGCACGCATAAAAATTAAAATTTTCCGGCCTGTAGAAAAGTTTACATATATAAAAATTTCTTAAACGCTCAAATCTTGTTTTGCGAGGATTTGCTCCTCCGGCCACTCTGCCGTAGCCAGCCGACTGGCAGGAATCCCAGGTTCGAGTTCTTTCCCACTTCTTCTTGGATTCGGCCATTATAAAGCAATAGCAGGTCCCGCAAATAAATCTGCAGGCGTCGCATTCCACGCAGGTCGGGGCAACGAAAGCTTTCCATTGCTGTGAATCAAAATTATTCTGAACTATGCTGCGGGGATTATCCCACGTAAAATCCTTATTATTTTGCATAACGCTTTGAGTCATCCTGTTCCTAATATCTTCCCTTTCTTTAAGATGATACGGCTGCGGGTCCTGAAAAAGCCTTTTTCTGTCTAGAATCAAGTTCTCGCACACTAAGCTTCCGGCCTGAACTAGAAATCCGCCTCTCAGAGAAGTTAAATTCATATCAAAACCTTCAGTAGGATAGGGTTTGCCTTCCATAGAAGTGCAAAAACAGCTTGGGGCATATTCTTCGCAATCAGAAGATATTAGAATGGTATTTTTTCTCTTGTTTTCGTAATAAGGGTCCTTAATTTTTCCTCCCAAAAACATGGCATCCAAAGTTTTAATATGGCCGAGATCGCAGCCCTTAAGCCCTAAAATTATTGTCTTTTTAGTTTGGGGTTCGGTTGTAACTTCTTCTTTTACCGGGGAAAAAAATCCTTTGGTTGGATGCAATACTCTATAACTGTCCAGTACAATCTGGGAAAGATTTTCAGTTGTTATTCTTTGCCAGAATGATATTTCGGGAGATTGTTTAATCGGGGCATAAGTATTGAATTGTCTTAACAGGGTTTGCAGAAAATGTGTCCAGTTGGAATTGGTAATGTAATAAAGAGACATTTATAACTCTTTTCAATAAGATTTTGTGTTGGAAAAAAACTAGGAAAGTTTTAGTGATTTTATAAAAAAATAAGGTATGTGTCAATTTTGCATAATTCATATTTACCCCGTTAGAGAAGGCTGCCGACTCCTGTCGGCAGATTGAAATCATGCTGTTAGATGGCGATGTAATGCCGCCATGTTTATTCGCGGAGCGCCCGTTATCTCTAACGGGGTTTACCGAAACATTAAAAATACATTAGATTTATAACAAAAATATATAATTTTGATTGATTTTTTTGGGTATATTTTAAAAAAATAATTTTGGCATTATTTAAGAAAAACTTATATAATCCCTTAAAGTTAAATGAACCTCCCCACAGTCCGCCCAGGGCGGACGGGGTATCAGTTGTACCCCTCTTTTGCAAAGAGGGGCAGGGGAAAAGTCTTTGGACCGAACTGCTTGTGAGGAAGATTTATTACTGTCAAATCCCTCTCCCGCCCACGGCGGGTCAGCCTTGGGCTGACAATCTCCCTTTTTCAAAGGGTAGGTCTTTGGGCCGAGCCTGCCCTTCGATTTTACTCAGGGCGGTGAGCATAGTCGAACCGCGAGCGAGGGAGAAGTTATAGGTGACCCCGTAGTCCGCCGCGGCGGACGGGGAATTGTCAAGATAAATTTGTATTTTGCCTATTGCTCAGATAGGCTAATTTTAGCAGAACGAAGGTTAGCGCGGAATTAGCATTTGCTCATTTAAAAAAAATTATATAATATATGAAGCACTTGGTCTTACGACCATAATATCTTTGGTTTCTCCGGCGAAATCCCTGCCCGCCGGCAGGCGCGGCGCCGAAGCACATCCGCCCGCGCTAGACGTGTCATCAATGCAGCGCGGCTATTCGCCGCATTGTTGACCCGCCGCGGCGGGGATTACCCTTTTCGCATTTCAGCCCTAGGCTGATCTGCCTGGGGCATGACATCTACGGACTTATGTCCTTAAATGAATGCGAAGGCGGATAAAAAAGAAATTTCGGAGGTTATTATATGAAAAATTATAACACTCAGGATTTACGTAATGTCTGTTTAGTCGGCTCCCAGGGAAGCGGTAAGACATCGCTCGCAGAATCAATACTTTTCAATGCAAATATTATAAATAGAATAGGTAAAATTGAGGAAGGTAATACTGTTTGCGATTATACTGACGAAGAAATAAAAAGGAAAATATCAATAAACTTAAGCGTTTCTTTTCTTGAACATAAAGAAAAAAAAATAAATATTTTGACTGCGCCCGGCTATGCCGATTTTTCAGGCGAGCTTTATGCCGGATTAACAATTTGTGAAGCAGCGATACTTGTTATAAGCGCTGATACGGGAGTAACTCCTATAGTTGAAGACATCTGGGAATATCTTGAATCGAAAAACATTCCCACAGTTATATTTCTAAACAAACTTGACAAAGAAAATCTTGATTTTAAGGTTATCCTTGCTTTTTTAAAAGAAAAGTTAAGCCGCAATATTGTTGATTTGGAAGTCCCTGACTCAACCGGGAATAGCTTTTCTGCGGATATAAATCTTTTAGATGAAAAAATACCCGAAGAAGACATCCCTTTTAAAAATACCATGATTGAAGATATTTCCTCAGGGGACGATTCTCTCACCGAAGAATTTCTGGAAGGAAAAGAAATATCTCCTGAAAAATTAAAAGCAACTTTGAAAAAGGAAATATTGGAAAGAAAAGCATTCCCCCTGCTTTGCGGAAGCGCAACGAAAAACATCGGAATCAAGGAATTAATGGATTTTATAGTTGAATATCTTCCTTCCCCGCAAATTAATTCGAAAGATTCAAAACTGAATGCCTTAGTTTTTAAAACTTTAAGCGAGCCGGGAATGGGACGAATAAATATGGTAAAAGTTTTCAACGGAAAACTTCAGGCAGGAAAAGATGTATATAATTACACCAAAAAAACTAATGAAAGAATAGGCCAAATTTCTTTGATACAGGGAAAAAAGAGAACCGATGTAACCGAAGTTGATACGGGAGATATTGTAGCTTTGCTGAAACTAAAGGATGTCCGCACAAATGATACTTTGTGCGAAGAAAAAAACAGCCCTGAAATCAGGCATATAGATTTTCCCGAACCCTTATATGACCGTTCCATAACCGCTAAAACTAAGGCTGAAAACGAAAAACTCGGGAACGCTCTTTCAATATTAATGCTTGAAAATCCATCAATTAAACACGTATTTAACCCTGAAACTAAAGAAATAGTAATTTCGGGCACGGGTAGTATGCAAATGGAAATTATCGCAAGTAAAATAAAATCTCAATATAACATTGAAGTGGAATTAAATACGCCTAGAGTCCCGTTTAAGGAGACAATACACGGAAAAGCCGAAGGACAAGGAAAATATAAAAGACAGTCCGGCGGCAGAGGCCAGTACGGAGATTGCTGGTTAAAAGTTGAGCCCTTAGAAAGAGGCAAGGGTTTTGAATTTGTTGATAAAATTGTCGGCGGAGTAATACCCAAAAACTATATTCCGGCTATTGGAAAAGGCGTTAAAGAAGCTATGGAACAAGGAGTTTTAGCCGGCTATCCCGTTATTGACATCAGAGTAACCGTTTTTGACGGCACATTCCATGAAGTTGATTCTTCTGATATGGCATTTAAGATTGCCGGCGCCATAGCTTTAAGAAAAGTTGTCGGAGAAGCAAAACCTGTCCTTCTTGAACCTATTATGGATGTTGAAGTAAGGGTTCCCAGCGACTATATGGGTGCCATAATGGGAGACTTAAATTCCCGAAGAGGAAGAATTATCGGTATGGATAAATCCGGAAGAAAAGAAGTTATCAAAGCAAAAGTCCCTTTAGCTGAGATGTTTCAATATTCTACTGATTTAAGATCTCTTGCAAAAGGGAGCGGCAGGTTTAATATGAAATTTTCAACTTATGAAGAAGCCCCTTTTGAAGTTACCAAGCCCATAATTGATCACTTTCAGAAATCCAAAACTGTAGAAGAAGAAAAATAGAATTATTGTTGATTTTAAGCAAAATATTTTTAGTTAATTTAGTAACAAAAGATCTTTGAATGTTTCTTTTTCCTTTTAGGAAGGAGTTCAGCGAAGCGCCGATGAATGAGGGAACCTAAGGTTCCCTCTTGGGGAGCGTTTTGCGGAGCAATTCCTTTCGGAGCAAAACAATCCCTTGTCAGTTTCAACTGACAAGGGTAAGCCTGAACTTGTTCAGGCGCGACTAAGGAAGGGTGGCCGAGTGGTTGATGGCGCTGGTCTTGAAAACCAGTGTCCGCCTTTGGCGGACCGGGGGTTCAAATCCCTCCCCTTCCGCCATGTACCACGTAGGGTACATGGCGAGTCATGAATACCCGAACACAGTGAGTGGTTCATGGACGCAATGGCTAGGCATCAAAAAAGCCTTCTAAAACGTATTCATTTTAGAAGGCTTTTTAAATTATATTTAAAGTATTACTTTATGCTTCGCAGCGCGATCTTTTTACCTCTTTTATTATCCAAGGAATGATTTCGTATAAGTTTCCTTCCAAAGCAAAAGTTGCCATTTTCATCATAGGGCATTCCGGATCCTTATTTATTGCAACTATTACATCTGCGGCGCTCATTCCAACCTGATGCTGAATCTGACCTGAAATCCCGCATGCAAAATAGACTTTTGGAGCCACTGTCCGGCCGGTTTGGCCTACCTGATGAGAATATGGTATCCAGCCCGCGTCAACCGCAGCCCGTGAAGACCCCACAGCCCCGCCCAAACATTCAGCGAGTTCTTCAATCAGCCTAAAGCCTTCTGGATTACCCAGCCCCCTGCCTCCTGAACATATAATATTGGCATCTGCAAGGTTAACCTTAGATGAAGTATCCTTAATAAATCCTAAAAATTTGGTCCTGTTAATTATTTTTTTGTTATCAATTTTACGAACAATAATTTCCCCTTTTCTGTTTTCATCCTTTTTTGACGGTTTAAATACTTTATGCCTTACAGTAGCCATCTGAGGGCGATGCCTGGGCGTAAGAATGGTTGCCATAATATTCCCGCCGAAGGCAGGCCTTGTCTGCATCAAGTTTTTCGTTTTAGGGTCAATATCCAGGGCTGTGCAGTCAGCGGTAAGGCCGGTATAAATTTTCGCCGCAACACGCGATGCAAAAGAGCGCCCGATATTTGTGGCTCCCATTAAAACTATTTCAGGTTTTTCAGTTTCTACAAGATGCGACAAAATATCACTATAGGAATCGTCCTGGAATTCAATGAATACCGGATCATCAAAAACATAAACCTTATCTGCGCCATGCTGAATCAGATTATCAGCCTTGGATTTAATATTATCACCAATTAATATAGCGCTTAAAGGAACTCCTAGTTTATCTGCCAGGACTCTGCCTTCATTGAGTAATTCATACACAATGGGAGAAATCTCACCATGCCTTTGTTCTGCGTATATCCAAACACCTTTGTAATGAGAAGGATTTTTGTCCAGTTTAATGGGTTCTTCTTTTACCATTACGATAGCGCCGAATTTCTTGCAGGATTCAATGCAGGCGCCGCAAAAAGTGCATTTATGCATATCAATTACGGCTAATTTTATCTTTTTGTCGGATCTTTCTACTAAACTAATAGCCCCAAAAGGGCAGCTTTCAACACATATTCCGCAGCCTATGCATTTTTCCGGAAGCACATTGATTTGATTTGGCATCTAGCAGCTCCTGAAATTATTTAGGGTCTGCTGAAAAACATATCAGACCCTTGATTACACTGATTACAGAATTGATTACACAGATTATGATTGACGGTGAATCGGTGTAATCTTGCCATTATCTGTGTACTGCTTTATATCAACTGATGATTTCTAAGTTTAGAGACAAGCTTTTGTGCCATTTCCTGAATAGATCCATTAAGCTTTTCTCCCCCCGGCCTCGGAGGCGGGCTAAAAATTTTCATTACCTGAGTAGGAGAACCGGTTAAACCGATATTTTCTTTTTTTGCATTAATTTTTGCAGCATCCAATTTTAATATTTCGGCTTTTTTCGCGTTCATCATTCCTCTTAAGGAAGGAATTCTTGGCGTATTTATTTCTTTAACAACTGTTATCACTGCCGGCAAGGGCATTTCAATTAAGTCATAGCCGTCTTCCATCATGCGTTCAACTTTTATTGAATCCTGTTTGATTTCCTCAATTTTCTTTACATAAGCAACATGAGGTATATCAAGCATTTCTGCAATTCCGGGCCCAACCTGCGCGGTGTCTCCGTCAGTTGCCTGTTTCCCGCAAATAATAAGGTCATACTGGCCTAAGGTTTTTATTGCTTGTGCCAAAGTGTAAGAAGTTGCCCAAGTATCTGCTCCGGCAAATGCTCTGTCCGTAATGAGTACAGCGTTATCTATGCCCCGGGCTAAAGCTTCCCTCAAAGCTGTTTCTGCCTGGGGTGGCCCCATTGTAATTACAGTAGTTTTGCCGCCATTTTTTTCTTTTAACCTGACCGCTTCTTCAATAGCATATTCGTCAAAAGGATTTATGATAGATTCCACACCTTCTCTTTTAAGTGTCCCTGTAGTTGAATCTATTTGTACATTCGTAGTATTTGGAACTTGTTTTACGCAGACTATTATTTGCATTTTGACTTCCTTTCCGTTAGTTCTTGATATTTTTTAACTTAACCCTTACCCCTTACAACTTATCACTATTTTTTAGCAGCTGCTTCCTTAATTAAAGCAAGTGCGATTTCGTTGCGCTGAATCTGGCTGGTTCCTTCATAAAGCTGAGTAATTTTGGCATCTCTCATCATTTTTTCTACAGGATATTCTTTCATATATCCGTATCCGCCAAAAACCTGCACCGCATTTGTTGTAACTCTCATGGCTACTTCCGAAGCATATAATTTGCACATCGCTGATTCTTTTGTTGTTCTTTTACCGGGATTGGCATCCATCATTCTTGCCGCGGCATAAAGCAGGCAGCGCGCAGCTTCAACTTCTGTTGCCATATCCGCAAGCATATGTTGTATTCCCTGGAACGAAGATATCGGTTGTCCAAACTGTATTCTGGTTCTTGAATACGCTATAGCTTCTTCAAGTGCCCCAGCCGCAATTCCCAAAGCTTGTGCGGCTACACCCGGCCTGGAAGCATCAAGAGTAGCTTGGGCAATAATCAAGCCATGGCCTTCTTTCCCCACCAAATTTTCTTTAGGAACCTTGCAGTTATTAAAAATCAGTTCTCTGGTGGAAGAAGCTCTTATGCCCATCTTATTTTCTTTTTTCCCAAAATCAAATCCGGGCATGCCTTTTTCCAAAATAAAGCACGAAATTCCTCTTGCGCCTCTTTCCGGGCTTGTTTTAGCAAAAACTGTATAAATTTCTGCGTCTCCGGCATTAGTAATAAAACACTTGGTTCCGTTCAGTATATAGTAATCTCCTTCTTTTTTTGCTGTAGTTCTCATTCCAGTAGCATCCGAACCGGCTTCAGCTTCGGTTAAGCCAAAAGCGGCCAATTTTTTACCGGAAGCTATATCAGGAAGATATTTTTTCTTTTGCTCTAAGCTTCCGCCGATAAGTATAGGAAGAGTTCCCAGGGCAGTAGCTGTTAAAGCGAGAGCAATGCCTCCGTCAACTTTGCATAGCTCTTCTGTTAATAAAACTAAAGAAAATACTCCTTGTCCAAATCCTCCGTATTCCTGGGGAATATATGTACCGCAAAGGTCTGCTTGAGCAAATTCCCTTATTATTGGCCAAGGGAACTCTCCTGTTTCATCGTAATGCTCCCGTACAGGTTTAATTTTTTCCTGGGCAATTTTTCTAGCAATTTCGACTATCATTTTCTGTTCATCTGTAAGAAAATACTCCATCGGAGCCTCCGGATTAGTTGTTTTTACTTTTTTGTTATCGTTTTTATCGCATTTTTTGCTGCAGCCTGCTGGGCTTCCTTTTTAGACTTTCCTGCACCTGAGCCCAGTAATCTTTTCTTTAGATATACTCCTATTTCAAAAAATTTCTTGTGATCCGGCCCCGTTTCACTGATAACTTTATATTCCGGTAATGTTCTGTGTTCGGATTGGATACGTTCCTGCAGCCTGCTTTTTGAATCGCTGATAATCACTCTTTTTTGCTTGGAAAGATGTTCTAGGATAAAATCTTTGGCAGCCTGATAGCCTGAATCAAGATAAATCGCAGCTATTATTGCTTCAATTGTATCGCATAAAAGACCGTCTCTTTGCCTGCCTCCGTTCGCTTCTTCCGATTTGCTCATATATATAAAATTCCCCAGTTTAAGCCCTCTTGCCCATTTGGACAGATTCTGACTTGAAACAATCTGGGATTTTAACTGGGAAAGTTTTCCTTCGTGTTGTTCAGGATATTTGTGATAAAGAAAATCCGCAGAAGCTGAGGATAAGATACTATCCCCGAGAAATTCCATGCGCTCATTATACTCGTTTAAAGTTGCTCCAGCGAGATAAGACTTATGCGTCAGCGCTCTTTTCAATAATCCGATATCTTTAAATTTTATACCGATTATTTTTTGTACTTGCTTTAAATCACTCAACATAACGTTTAATGGCGATCGTTGAATTATGCCCTCCAAAACCCAAAGAGTTAGACAAGGCAAAATTTATTTTTGCCTGCCGGGCAACGTTTGGCACATAGTCAAGATCGCATTCGGGATCAGGAGTTTCGTAGTTTATTGTGGGATGGATAAATCCTTTTTCCATGCAGACCAGCGTTGCGGCCAATTCTATTGCGCCTGCAGCTCCAAGTAAATGTCCCAATATTGATTTAGTAGATGAAATTGGGATTTTATAAGAGCGCTCGCCAAAAACCTTTTTTATTACCAGAGTTTCAGTCTTGTCATTTAATGAGGTTGAAGTACCGTGCGCGTTTATGTAGTCTATTTGTTCAGGTTTGATTTCCGCGTCTTCTAAACACATTTTTACTGCCTGGAT
This window of the Elusimicrobiota bacterium genome carries:
- the fusA gene encoding elongation factor G produces the protein MKNYNTQDLRNVCLVGSQGSGKTSLAESILFNANIINRIGKIEEGNTVCDYTDEEIKRKISINLSVSFLEHKEKKINILTAPGYADFSGELYAGLTICEAAILVISADTGVTPIVEDIWEYLESKNIPTVIFLNKLDKENLDFKVILAFLKEKLSRNIVDLEVPDSTGNSFSADINLLDEKIPEEDIPFKNTMIEDISSGDDSLTEEFLEGKEISPEKLKATLKKEILERKAFPLLCGSATKNIGIKELMDFIVEYLPSPQINSKDSKLNALVFKTLSEPGMGRINMVKVFNGKLQAGKDVYNYTKKTNERIGQISLIQGKKRTDVTEVDTGDIVALLKLKDVRTNDTLCEEKNSPEIRHIDFPEPLYDRSITAKTKAENEKLGNALSILMLENPSIKHVFNPETKEIVISGTGSMQMEIIASKIKSQYNIEVELNTPRVPFKETIHGKAEGQGKYKRQSGGRGQYGDCWLKVEPLERGKGFEFVDKIVGGVIPKNYIPAIGKGVKEAMEQGVLAGYPVIDIRVTVFDGTFHEVDSSDMAFKIAGAIALRKVVGEAKPVLLEPIMDVEVRVPSDYMGAIMGDLNSRRGRIIGMDKSGRKEVIKAKVPLAEMFQYSTDLRSLAKGSGRFNMKFSTYEEAPFEVTKPIIDHFQKSKTVEEEK
- a CDS encoding NADH-quinone oxidoreductase subunit H, with protein sequence MIDFLLYFFIFPGFLFLTVSGMFVSWIDRKISARIQWRIGPPLLQPLYDVIKLMYKESVIPDKGNTWVFVLSPLMAFFSIILISNLLIITWFNPYTGFVGDLIVLIYLMAMPSIASIMGASASNNPFASVGASREIKSILGYELPFILSIIVPIIKSKSVALGHIILSQQQAVSYIFNFSGFLAFFVAILCIQAKMGLIPFDTAEAETEIVSGNYIEYSGPFLALWKLSKMMMLIIGPLFIVALFWSGGSWFTIPIKYSIIILILFLIKNTNPRLRIDQSIRFFWEFLFLIASLAIVLAVLGY
- a CDS encoding electron transfer flavoprotein subunit alpha, with amino-acid sequence MPNQINVLPEKCIGCGICVESCPFGAISLVERSDKKIKLAVIDMHKCTFCGACIESCKKFGAIVMVKEEPIKLDKNPSHYKGVWIYAEQRHGEISPIVYELLNEGRVLADKLGVPLSAILIGDNIKSKADNLIQHGADKVYVFDDPVFIEFQDDSYSDILSHLVETEKPEIVLMGATNIGRSFASRVAAKIYTGLTADCTALDIDPKTKNLMQTRPAFGGNIMATILTPRHRPQMATVRHKVFKPSKKDENRKGEIIVRKIDNKKIINRTKFLGFIKDTSSKVNLADANIICSGGRGLGNPEGFRLIEELAECLGGAVGSSRAAVDAGWIPYSHQVGQTGRTVAPKVYFACGISGQIQHQVGMSAADVIVAINKDPECPMMKMATFALEGNLYEIIPWIIKEVKRSRCEA
- a CDS encoding acyl-CoA dehydrogenase family protein; protein product: MEYFLTDEQKMIVEIARKIAQEKIKPVREHYDETGEFPWPIIREFAQADLCGTYIPQEYGGFGQGVFSLVLLTEELCKVDGGIALALTATALGTLPILIGGSLEQKKKYLPDIASGKKLAAFGLTEAEAGSDATGMRTTAKKEGDYYILNGTKCFITNAGDAEIYTVFAKTSPERGARGISCFILEKGMPGFDFGKKENKMGIRASSTRELIFNNCKVPKENLVGKEGHGLIIAQATLDASRPGVAAQALGIAAGALEEAIAYSRTRIQFGQPISSFQGIQHMLADMATEVEAARCLLYAAARMMDANPGKRTTKESAMCKLYASEVAMRVTTNAVQVFGGYGYMKEYPVEKMMRDAKITQLYEGTSQIQRNEIALALIKEAAAKK
- a CDS encoding electron transfer flavoprotein subunit beta/FixA family protein — its product is MQIIVCVKQVPNTTNVQIDSTTGTLKREGVESIINPFDEYAIEEAVRLKEKNGGKTTVITMGPPQAETALREALARGIDNAVLITDRAFAGADTWATSYTLAQAIKTLGQYDLIICGKQATDGDTAQVGPGIAEMLDIPHVAYVKKIEEIKQDSIKVERMMEDGYDLIEMPLPAVITVVKEINTPRIPSLRGMMNAKKAEILKLDAAKINAKKENIGLTGSPTQVMKIFSPPPRPGGEKLNGSIQEMAQKLVSKLRNHQLI
- the rnc gene encoding ribonuclease III — protein: MLSDLKQVQKIIGIKFKDIGLLKRALTHKSYLAGATLNEYNERMEFLGDSILSSASADFLYHKYPEQHEGKLSQLKSQIVSSQNLSKWARGLKLGNFIYMSKSEEANGGRQRDGLLCDTIEAIIAAIYLDSGYQAAKDFILEHLSKQKRVIISDSKSRLQERIQSEHRTLPEYKVISETGPDHKKFFEIGVYLKKRLLGSGAGKSKKEAQQAAAKNAIKTITKK
- a CDS encoding FAD/NAD(P)-binding protein, coding for MFKSPYKLIPAKLEDIIEESPVIKTFVIRPGEKFSFSTGQFVELAIPGSGEAPFTPSSSPIETETIDITIMKAGRLTSQLHNLSPGATLGLRGPYGNGYPVEKFYDKEVLILGGGVGMAPLRSFLLTLISQIKKFKKIILCYGSRTPEDIIYKKQFDEWEKIKGLEILRSVDKCTIGAWNETVGVVTCLLDQVKVDFENSVAVVCGPPIMMKFGTMKLLEIGFKPEDIYLSMEQNMSCGIGKCGHCQLGPYFVCKDGPVFTYDQIKNIPDPFA
- the nuoB gene encoding NADH-quinone oxidoreductase subunit NuoB, with product MSFKNRVLTKSLFVFHAACSPCNNCDIEILDALTPRFDLERFGVQLVGSPRHADVLLVTGAVNKKVVHRIKKLYEQVAKPCFVLAIGGCACSEILFKDSYNTCGPVDKIIPVDVYVPGCPPKPEAIISGILKLIDRLNKKG
- a CDS encoding 4Fe-4S dicluster domain-containing protein, producing MSLYYITNSNWTHFLQTLLRQFNTYAPIKQSPEISFWQRITTENLSQIVLDSYRVLHPTKGFFSPVKEEVTTEPQTKKTIILGLKGCDLGHIKTLDAMFLGGKIKDPYYENKRKNTILISSDCEEYAPSCFCTSMEGKPYPTEGFDMNLTSLRGGFLVQAGSLVCENLILDRKRLFQDPQPYHLKEREDIRNRMTQSVMQNNKDFTWDNPRSIVQNNFDSQQWKAFVAPTCVECDACRFICGTCYCFIMAESKKKWERTRTWDSCQSAGYGRVAGGANPRKTRFERLRNFYICKLFYRPENFNFYACTGCGRCIDVCQGKIDIRKSLQKIIMEP
- a CDS encoding 4Fe-4S ferredoxin — encoded protein: MKKLFIDLEKCYKCKKCTAKCNYYYHPDNNGYVRLLALAAQEHVCRRCDNAPCVASCPWEALEKREDGMLDRHSMRCTSCKSCTVSCPFGVIYPEIVEYKTTMCDYCFDRSDNNVPPICVTTCKENALEWTEVKEDPSKEIYAVRGGKYFVYTVKWKKDK